One segment of Acetoanaerobium noterae DNA contains the following:
- the hisF gene encoding imidazole glycerol phosphate synthase subunit HisF: MAYKRIIPCLDVKDSKVVKGINFEGLKTIADPVELAQKYYMDGADELVFLDISATLEARKTMLEMVEKVAKSIFIPFTVGGGISTVEDMRNVILKGADKVSINSSAVKNPKLITDGAKLFGSQCIVVAVDTKKINGREEVVINGGTTQTGMDALEWIKKAADLGAGEILLTSMDSDGTKSGYDTEFLDKVTKAVNIPVIASGGCGSKEDILEVFEKTGATGALAASIFHYNQDSIGSVKKYLSQNEISVRVG; the protein is encoded by the coding sequence ATGGCATATAAACGCATTATCCCATGTCTTGATGTAAAGGATTCAAAGGTAGTTAAAGGTATTAATTTTGAAGGCTTAAAAACTATAGCAGATCCAGTTGAGCTTGCTCAAAAATACTACATGGATGGAGCAGATGAGCTTGTATTTTTAGATATATCAGCAACCTTAGAAGCTAGAAAAACTATGCTTGAAATGGTGGAAAAAGTCGCAAAATCAATATTTATTCCATTTACTGTGGGAGGAGGAATCTCAACAGTTGAGGATATGAGAAATGTGATTTTAAAAGGAGCGGATAAGGTATCGATTAACAGCAGTGCAGTGAAAAATCCTAAGCTGATAACAGATGGAGCCAAGCTATTTGGAAGTCAATGCATAGTAGTAGCAGTAGATACCAAAAAAATAAATGGCAGAGAAGAAGTAGTAATAAATGGAGGTACTACTCAGACAGGAATGGATGCTTTAGAGTGGATAAAAAAGGCGGCAGATTTAGGAGCTGGAGAGATACTTTTAACTAGTATGGACAGTGACGGAACAAAGAGTGGATATGATACTGAATTTCTAGATAAAGTAACAAAGGCTGTAAATATTCCAGTGATAGCCTCTGGAGGTTGTGGTTCAAAAGAAGATATCTTAGAGGTATTTGAAAAAACAGGAGCTACTGGAGCTTTAGCTGCTTCTATATTTCACTACAATCAAGATAGCATAGGAAGTGTAAAAAAGTATCTATCACAAAATGAAATATCAGTTAGGGTGGGATAA
- the lepB gene encoding signal peptidase I — protein MKNVIFEWIKTIVIAFAAAFLINVFITPLQVHSVSMNPTLVENDYLILNDHAKIERGDIVSFTSDIPFEEYELQSFNFIQKFQAGDTKNLIKRVIALPGDQLQIYDGKVYLNGELQEEPYILGDFTFGDIYIEEIPEGEIFVMGDNRDNSLDSRSFGTVSIDKVQGRAMVRLFPFNKIGVLE, from the coding sequence ATGAAAAATGTAATTTTTGAATGGATTAAAACTATTGTGATAGCTTTTGCTGCAGCATTTCTTATAAATGTATTTATCACTCCACTTCAAGTTCACAGTGTATCAATGAATCCAACTCTAGTTGAAAATGACTATCTTATTTTAAACGACCATGCCAAAATAGAGCGTGGAGATATTGTATCCTTCACTTCAGATATCCCTTTTGAAGAATATGAACTGCAAAGCTTCAACTTCATCCAAAAGTTTCAAGCTGGAGATACAAAAAACCTAATCAAAAGAGTCATTGCTCTTCCTGGTGATCAGCTTCAAATCTACGATGGTAAAGTATATCTCAATGGAGAGTTACAAGAAGAACCTTACATCTTAGGCGATTTTACTTTTGGTGATATCTATATAGAAGAAATTCCAGAAGGTGAAATTTTTGTAATGGGAGATAATAGAGATAATAGCTTGGATAGCAGAAGCTTTGGAACCGTATCTATAGATAAAGTCCAAGGAAGAGCTATGGTACGTCTTTTCCCTTTTAATAAAATAGGAGTCTTAGAATAA
- a CDS encoding ABC transporter permease, whose amino-acid sequence MDSSILELSFIQLGLAYIFVLITLVIIRKRKLNREKELLISTIRMTIQLILTGYVLVYIFDNVSMLYTICIIILMECFAIYTIFKQSKHPLSSKLKKIIAFSMSIGTLSSLFYFLIIVVRISPWYDPRYFIPIAGMLIGNSMTGISLGISTLIKGMTTQKDKVETALMLGATPKQASKEFIDSAFDSAILPTINSMLGMGIIFLPGMMTGQILSGTSPVVAIRYQIAIMLGILGSVSFTTILSLSLGYKTFFNSNKQLDY is encoded by the coding sequence TTGGATTCTTCGATATTGGAGCTGAGCTTTATTCAGCTTGGACTTGCATATATTTTTGTGCTAATTACACTTGTAATCATAAGAAAAAGAAAGCTAAATCGGGAAAAAGAACTTCTGATTTCCACTATCAGAATGACTATTCAGCTTATACTGACTGGCTATGTACTTGTATATATCTTTGATAATGTAAGTATGCTTTATACGATTTGCATAATTATTTTGATGGAGTGCTTTGCAATCTATACTATATTTAAGCAAAGCAAGCATCCTCTTAGCTCAAAGCTAAAAAAAATAATAGCTTTTTCTATGAGCATCGGCACCTTATCTAGCTTATTTTATTTCTTGATTATAGTTGTTCGGATATCACCATGGTATGACCCTAGATATTTTATCCCAATAGCTGGAATGCTTATAGGAAACTCTATGACAGGTATTTCTCTCGGAATATCTACATTAATAAAAGGCATGACTACTCAAAAGGACAAAGTAGAAACTGCACTTATGCTGGGTGCAACTCCAAAACAAGCCTCAAAAGAATTTATAGATTCAGCTTTCGATTCAGCTATATTGCCAACCATCAACTCCATGCTTGGAATGGGGATAATTTTTCTTCCTGGTATGATGACTGGTCAAATACTATCAGGTACTTCTCCAGTGGTTGCCATAAGATATCAAATAGCTATTATGCTAGGAATTTTGGGAAGTGTGTCTTTTACTACTATATTGAGTCTTAGCCTAGGCTATAAAACATTTTTCAACTCAAATAAACAGCTCGATTATTAA
- a CDS encoding RidA family protein, translating to MSKKVIATEKAPGAIGPYSQAMRIGNMIFTSGQIPLNPATGEMVTEIAAATKQSLENVKAILEVEGATMDNVIKTTVFLSDMNNFVAMNEVYATYFPQNPPARSAVEVARLPKDAIVEIEVIAAL from the coding sequence ATGAGTAAAAAAGTAATCGCAACAGAAAAAGCACCGGGAGCAATAGGACCATACTCTCAGGCTATGAGAATAGGAAATATGATTTTTACTTCAGGACAGATTCCACTTAATCCAGCAACTGGAGAAATGGTTACTGAGATTGCTGCAGCTACAAAGCAATCATTAGAAAACGTAAAGGCTATACTTGAAGTTGAAGGAGCTACTATGGATAACGTTATAAAAACAACTGTTTTCCTAAGCGATATGAATAATTTCGTAGCTATGAATGAAGTATATGCAACATATTTTCCACAAAACCCTCCAGCTAGATCAGCTGTAGAGGTAGCTAGACTTCCTAAGGACGCAATAGTAGAAATAGAAGTTATAGCAGCTCTTTAA
- a CDS encoding PadR family transcriptional regulator, translating to MIHLADQILRKFFLGFIQIHILHHAKKEPIYGTWMIDELEEHGYDMSPGTLYPILHSMENKGLLTKEDKNVDGKIRKYYSITPLGEDILEQAKAKAYELFKEIK from the coding sequence GTGATACACTTGGCAGATCAAATCTTAAGAAAATTTTTTCTTGGCTTTATTCAGATTCACATATTGCATCATGCAAAGAAAGAGCCTATCTATGGTACTTGGATGATAGACGAGCTAGAAGAGCATGGCTATGATATGAGTCCTGGCACACTTTATCCTATACTTCACAGTATGGAAAATAAAGGACTGCTTACTAAAGAGGATAAAAATGTAGATGGCAAAATTAGAAAATACTATTCTATCACTCCTCTTGGCGAAGATATACTAGAGCAAGCTAAAGCCAAAGCTTATGAACTCTTTAAAGAGATTAAATAA
- the hisH gene encoding imidazole glycerol phosphate synthase subunit HisH, which produces MIGILDYNAGNLKSVESALENIEAKSMVITCPAQLSEISGLIIPGVGSFKTAIENLKAKGFTKEVISEFAKTKKILGICLGMQIFYDSGTEEGLSTGLGFFSGKVDLLDKAVVTPHMGWNKIELRKSTRLTRGLGDKFDGYFAHSYRAYEQKDEVVGICSYTEDMPVIVAKDNIYGLQFHPEKSGNSGLKILRNFKEMCYENYTICRH; this is translated from the coding sequence ATGATAGGAATTTTAGATTACAATGCAGGAAATTTAAAAAGTGTAGAAAGTGCCCTTGAAAACATTGAAGCAAAATCAATGGTAATAACGTGTCCAGCTCAGTTAAGTGAAATTTCTGGACTGATTATCCCTGGAGTTGGCTCATTTAAGACTGCAATAGAAAATCTAAAAGCTAAAGGTTTTACTAAAGAGGTCATATCAGAGTTTGCAAAGACAAAGAAGATACTGGGGATTTGCTTGGGAATGCAAATATTTTATGACTCTGGGACTGAGGAAGGGCTAAGCACTGGGCTAGGATTTTTTTCAGGGAAAGTGGATTTGCTAGATAAGGCAGTGGTGACTCCTCATATGGGTTGGAATAAAATTGAGCTAAGAAAAAGCACTAGGCTCACTAGAGGCTTAGGCGATAAGTTTGACGGATATTTTGCTCACTCATATAGAGCATATGAACAAAAAGATGAGGTCGTAGGCATCTGTAGCTATACAGAAGATATGCCAGTTATAGTGGCAAAGGACAATATATATGGACTTCAGTTTCACCCAGAAAAAAGTGGAAACTCAGGACTTAAGATACTAAGAAATTTTAAGGAGATGTGCTATGAAAATTATACCATCTGTAGACATTAA
- the hisE gene encoding phosphoribosyl-ATP diphosphatase, giving the protein MKNLSELYEVVLNRKANKVEGSYTSYLFDKGLDKILKKVGEESAEVIIAAKNDDKSELIYEISDLLYHLTVLMVEKGVDYKDIDEELEKRRK; this is encoded by the coding sequence ATGAAAAATTTAAGTGAGCTTTATGAAGTTGTTTTAAACAGAAAAGCAAATAAGGTAGAGGGTTCTTATACCTCGTATTTATTTGACAAGGGACTGGATAAAATCCTCAAAAAAGTAGGGGAAGAAAGTGCAGAAGTGATTATCGCAGCAAAAAATGATGACAAATCAGAGCTTATATATGAGATATCAGATTTGCTGTATCACCTTACAGTACTTATGGTCGAAAAGGGTGTAGATTATAAAGATATAGATGAGGAATTGGAAAAAAGAAGGAAATGA
- the hisI gene encoding phosphoribosyl-AMP cyclohydrolase, producing the protein MKYQLGWDKAMVDFSKGLVPVIVQDYNTNQVLMLGYTNEEAYSKTLETRCVYFYSRSRDKLWKKGETSGNILKVKELYLDCDSDTVLIKALPEGPTCHTGETSCFFNQIV; encoded by the coding sequence ATGAAATATCAGTTAGGGTGGGATAAAGCTATGGTTGATTTTAGCAAAGGATTGGTTCCAGTAATAGTTCAAGATTATAATACAAATCAGGTGCTGATGCTAGGATACACAAACGAGGAAGCGTATAGTAAAACACTTGAGACTAGGTGTGTATATTTTTATAGCCGAAGCAGAGATAAACTCTGGAAAAAAGGGGAAACCTCAGGAAATATTTTAAAGGTTAAAGAGCTGTATTTAGACTGTGACTCAGATACAGTACTTATAAAAGCCCTACCAGAAGGCCCTACTTGTCATACTGGTGAAACTAGCTGTTTTTTCAACCAGATTGTTTAA
- a CDS encoding 1-(5-phosphoribosyl)-5-[(5-phosphoribosylamino)methylideneamino]imidazole-4-carboxamide isomerase: MKIIPSVDIKSGRAVRLYQGNFAKETVVGENPVAIVNNFLNLGAEEVHIVNLDGALGDKSANMGIIKDICKLKTSQRQKIQLGGGIKTIEDIETALELGIDSVVIGSMIAEDFELFVKAVGIYKDKIVAALDVKGEVLMTRGWLDGSEALVYDITSKLENLNVRRIVLTDITKDGTLLGPNINLALELSKIYSGEIIVSGGVADYEDLESIKDNKLAGAILGKSIYSGRIDLEKAFELGGSYGI, encoded by the coding sequence ATGAAAATTATACCATCTGTAGACATTAAATCGGGAAGAGCGGTAAGACTCTATCAAGGAAATTTTGCAAAAGAAACAGTAGTTGGGGAAAATCCAGTTGCTATTGTGAATAACTTTCTTAATCTAGGAGCAGAAGAAGTCCATATAGTGAATTTAGATGGGGCTCTTGGGGATAAGTCTGCAAATATGGGGATAATAAAGGACATATGTAAATTGAAAACATCACAAAGGCAAAAGATTCAGCTAGGAGGTGGAATAAAAACTATTGAAGATATAGAAACTGCTCTAGAGCTTGGGATAGACTCTGTAGTTATTGGCTCCATGATAGCAGAAGATTTTGAGCTATTTGTAAAAGCAGTAGGAATATATAAAGATAAAATAGTTGCAGCTCTTGATGTGAAAGGTGAAGTGCTGATGACTAGAGGCTGGCTAGATGGTTCAGAGGCACTGGTATATGATATCACGAGTAAGCTGGAAAATCTAAATGTAAGAAGAATAGTATTAACAGATATCACAAAGGATGGAACACTTTTGGGGCCAAATATTAACTTAGCTCTAGAGCTAAGCAAAATCTACAGTGGCGAGATAATAGTATCAGGTGGAGTAGCTGACTATGAAGATTTAGAGAGTATAAAAGATAATAAGCTTGCAGGAGCAATACTAGGCAAGTCCATTTACAGTGGCAGAATAGATTTGGAAAAAGCATTTGAATTAGGAGGAAGTTATGGCATATAA
- a CDS encoding ABC transporter ATP-binding protein: protein MFKIENLKYKNILDVKDLEIGSNIVTTIVGKSGSGKTTLLKLLNKLISPESGKVYYLENDLEQVDSIAHRRNVVMLSQTPVVFAGSVKDNLLIGLDFSEKPHPSDDKLIEVLHKVQLNLSLSADADKLSGGEKQRLSLGRILLMNPEVYLLDEPSSALDKETEGIVISTLYTHVKETNKTLIMVSHSTEVADDYSDCIIKMENGSVIDIKEV from the coding sequence ATGTTTAAAATAGAAAATCTTAAATACAAAAATATATTAGATGTAAAAGATTTAGAAATTGGTTCAAACATAGTCACTACTATAGTAGGAAAAAGCGGAAGTGGTAAAACTACTCTTCTTAAGCTTTTAAACAAACTCATTAGTCCTGAAAGCGGAAAAGTTTACTACCTAGAAAATGATTTAGAACAAGTAGATTCAATCGCTCATAGACGAAACGTAGTAATGTTATCTCAGACTCCTGTTGTTTTTGCTGGTTCAGTTAAAGATAATCTTCTAATTGGACTTGATTTCTCAGAAAAGCCTCACCCATCTGATGATAAGCTAATCGAGGTTCTTCATAAAGTTCAACTTAACCTTTCACTATCTGCAGATGCAGACAAGCTATCTGGTGGAGAAAAGCAAAGACTATCCCTAGGAAGAATATTGCTCATGAACCCTGAAGTTTATTTGCTAGATGAGCCTTCCTCTGCACTCGACAAAGAAACTGAAGGTATCGTCATATCGACTTTGTATACACATGTAAAGGAAACTAATAAAACCTTGATAATGGTAAGTCATTCTACTGAGGTTGCAGATGATTATTCTGACTGCATAATAAAAATGGAAAACGGCTCAGTAATTGATATTAAGGAGGTGTAG
- a CDS encoding substrate-binding domain-containing protein produces the protein MLRGLVRLIKKYSISLLVIAICLASVVLGQLKAINSKLVEEAPDYHFYFIAQSSTDPFWQKVEEGVKKAALDYNVYVEYVSPRFSNAQEAYKYLDIATISNVDGIITYVPRLADYSKRIDQAFEQNIPVVTVDSDSSSSKRQVYIGANSYTFGKEAAKLMHEATGGIAKIAVISNEDIGSDTLEYDLKMSGFFDFLKEQPNMEIVKVYTSAMGVISSEEITQDIISNHPEINAILTLSTSDTLGSARLIVDRNRVGKIKLVGTGSSDKIKDYIDKGIIHSTIESDGYSMGYMSVESMVNINKGYYTPTYINTQINIQKQGR, from the coding sequence ATGCTAAGAGGCTTGGTTAGGCTGATAAAAAAATACTCTATAAGCTTACTTGTTATAGCCATATGCTTGGCATCTGTAGTGCTAGGACAGTTAAAAGCTATTAATTCAAAGCTCGTTGAAGAAGCTCCAGACTATCATTTTTATTTCATCGCTCAAAGCTCGACTGACCCTTTTTGGCAAAAAGTAGAGGAGGGAGTAAAAAAAGCTGCACTTGACTACAATGTCTATGTAGAATATGTATCTCCGAGATTTTCTAATGCTCAAGAGGCTTATAAGTATCTTGACATAGCAACTATTTCAAACGTCGATGGAATAATTACCTATGTGCCTAGATTGGCTGATTACTCAAAGCGTATCGACCAAGCTTTTGAACAAAATATCCCAGTTGTGACAGTAGATAGCGATTCCTCTTCTAGCAAAAGACAGGTATATATAGGAGCAAACAGCTATACATTTGGAAAAGAAGCTGCAAAGCTAATGCATGAAGCTACTGGAGGGATTGCTAAAATAGCAGTAATTTCCAATGAAGATATAGGAAGCGATACCTTGGAATATGACCTTAAAATGAGCGGATTCTTCGATTTTTTAAAGGAACAGCCAAATATGGAAATAGTAAAGGTATATACCTCTGCTATGGGAGTAATTAGCTCAGAGGAAATAACTCAGGATATAATAAGCAATCATCCTGAAATTAACGCTATTCTTACGCTTAGCACTTCAGATACTCTAGGTAGTGCGAGGCTTATAGTAGATAGAAATAGAGTAGGAAAAATTAAACTTGTAGGAACAGGAAGCTCAGATAAAATAAAAGATTATATAGATAAAGGCATCATTCACAGTACTATTGAAAGCGATGGATACAGCATGGGATATATGAGTGTAGAGAGTATGGTAAATATTAATAAAGGTTACTACACTCCTACCTACATAAATACTCAGATAAACATCCAAAAGCAAGGTAGGTGA
- a CDS encoding Gfo/Idh/MocA family oxidoreductase → MKIENKENKTVINVGLVGYGLSGRFFQGGVLRGLKEFDIKMIVTTNPEKKVQAKLDFPRAEIVDNIDEITKNDNIDLVIISTPNQLHFELANKALDDGKHVVIEKPFTPDSLSAKVLIEKAEKLKLVLSAYQNRRYDGDYLTLKSLIANGSLGRLVELESHFDRFRPEVKKDGWRECSLPGSGVLFDLGSHLIDQALDLFGMPDELYCDIARQRQSSEVDQFEMILYYEEKNLKVTLKAGSLVNVVLPRFMALGTKGSYATYGLDPQENALRCGESYPIAAVDEESYGILYEEDNKKVIPTLTGDYRLYYKGIYEAIVNKTIPPVTALEAYQVIRLIELGHMSDAEKRRISVKENI, encoded by the coding sequence ATGAAAATCGAGAATAAAGAAAATAAGACTGTAATTAATGTAGGTTTAGTAGGCTATGGCCTATCAGGAAGGTTTTTTCAAGGTGGAGTATTAAGAGGTTTAAAAGAGTTTGATATAAAGATGATAGTTACGACAAATCCGGAGAAAAAAGTTCAAGCTAAGCTGGATTTTCCTAGGGCAGAAATTGTCGATAATATAGATGAAATTACAAAAAATGATAATATAGATTTAGTGATTATAAGTACACCTAATCAGCTGCACTTTGAACTGGCAAACAAAGCACTAGATGATGGGAAGCATGTTGTAATTGAAAAGCCATTTACACCAGACTCTCTAAGTGCAAAAGTTCTGATTGAAAAAGCAGAGAAGCTAAAGCTAGTACTTTCTGCATACCAAAATAGAAGATATGATGGAGACTATCTGACTCTAAAAAGTCTAATAGCTAATGGCAGTTTAGGAAGACTGGTAGAGCTTGAATCTCATTTTGATAGATTTAGACCAGAGGTTAAAAAAGATGGCTGGAGAGAATGCAGTCTCCCAGGATCTGGAGTATTGTTTGATTTAGGCTCGCACCTTATAGACCAAGCACTTGATTTATTTGGGATGCCAGATGAATTATACTGCGATATTGCAAGGCAAAGACAATCAAGTGAGGTAGACCAGTTTGAAATGATACTTTACTACGAAGAAAAAAACCTTAAAGTGACATTAAAAGCGGGCTCACTTGTAAATGTTGTTTTGCCAAGATTTATGGCCTTAGGTACTAAGGGAAGCTACGCAACTTACGGTCTAGATCCTCAGGAAAATGCTCTAAGATGTGGTGAGAGCTATCCTATTGCAGCTGTAGATGAAGAATCCTATGGAATTTTATATGAAGAAGATAATAAAAAAGTCATACCTACATTAACTGGAGACTATAGACTTTATTACAAAGGAATTTACGAAGCTATAGTTAATAAAACAATACCTCCTGTGACTGCTTTAGAGGCTTATCAAGTGATTCGTCTAATAGAGCTAGGACATATGAGCGATGCAGAAAAAAGAAGAATTTCTGTAAAAGAAAATATCTAG
- a CDS encoding DMT family transporter, protein MTKQLKADIALLLVTVGWGASFILTKNSLSELQSYNFLALRFIFAFFISAVIYYKKIISIDKFTLKYGILLGLLLFATYAFQTVGINYTTASKSAFITGFSVILVPIFSAIIARKLPNLLTVISVALAFSGLALITLNQDVGGLNIGDIYTGVCAVFFAIYIILVGKFTVKAESIAFAIVQIGVVGFLSLIVSLAIETPTVPVSLPVWINLAILSLVCTSGAYIVQNVAQKYTSATHTALIYTCEPVFAAIFAYLAVGEVLGVKGSMGAVLIVVGMLLIELDIPKLLYKKTHP, encoded by the coding sequence ATGACAAAACAACTTAAGGCAGATATTGCCTTACTACTTGTTACGGTTGGATGGGGAGCTTCCTTTATATTGACCAAAAACTCACTGTCTGAGCTTCAATCCTATAATTTTCTTGCTTTAAGATTCATTTTTGCTTTTTTTATATCTGCAGTAATTTATTACAAAAAAATAATTTCAATTGATAAATTTACCTTAAAGTATGGAATTTTGCTGGGCTTATTGTTATTTGCAACCTATGCTTTTCAAACAGTAGGAATAAATTACACCACAGCATCCAAATCCGCTTTTATCACTGGATTTAGCGTAATACTTGTTCCTATTTTTTCTGCAATAATCGCAAGAAAGCTTCCAAATCTTCTAACTGTAATAAGTGTCGCCTTAGCTTTTTCGGGTCTTGCCTTAATCACCCTAAATCAAGATGTAGGCGGACTAAATATTGGAGATATCTACACAGGAGTTTGCGCTGTATTCTTTGCAATTTATATCATTCTCGTGGGCAAGTTTACTGTAAAAGCAGAATCCATAGCCTTTGCAATAGTTCAAATCGGAGTAGTAGGTTTCTTAAGTCTTATAGTATCTCTAGCAATAGAAACTCCTACAGTACCTGTAAGTCTTCCAGTGTGGATTAACCTAGCTATATTAAGCTTAGTATGTACTTCTGGAGCCTATATAGTTCAAAACGTAGCTCAAAAATACACCTCAGCTACTCACACTGCACTTATTTACACCTGTGAGCCAGTATTTGCAGCTATATTTGCATACCTTGCAGTGGGCGAAGTTCTAGGAGTAAAAGGAAGTATGGGCGCTGTTCTTATAGTTGTAGGAATGCTTCTTATCGAGCTTGATATTCCAAAGCTCCTTTATAAAAAAACTCATCCTTAA
- a CDS encoding bifunctional 5,10-methylenetetrahydrofolate dehydrogenase/5,10-methenyltetrahydrofolate cyclohydrolase has translation MGEIIKGKPVADSITEELIQEVELLSVRGITPKLAIVRVGARGDDLAYEKGALTKCKKVGIETQVVELAADITQDDFIAKLQELNNDASVNGMLIFRPLPQQLDESVIKYIISPEKDVDCFSPVNVGKMTEGDETGFPPCTPTAVMEILKFYDVDVKGKDVTVVGASMVVGKPVSILLLNEFATVTTCHIFTKDSAKMTKEADVVVVGVGVPRLVKENWVREGAVVIDVGINVDKDGNMCGDTDFDNIVDKAAMITPVPGGVGSVTTSILAKHVIKACKQQNHVNSKEIEAVMN, from the coding sequence ATGGGAGAGATAATTAAAGGTAAACCAGTAGCAGATAGTATTACTGAAGAGCTTATTCAGGAAGTTGAGCTATTAAGTGTTAGGGGGATAACACCAAAGCTAGCTATCGTAAGAGTTGGAGCTAGAGGAGACGATTTAGCTTATGAAAAAGGAGCTCTAACAAAATGCAAAAAAGTTGGAATTGAGACTCAAGTTGTAGAGCTTGCAGCAGACATTACACAAGATGACTTTATAGCAAAGCTTCAAGAATTAAATAACGATGCATCAGTTAATGGTATGCTAATATTTAGACCATTGCCACAACAGCTTGATGAGAGCGTAATTAAGTACATAATCTCACCAGAAAAAGACGTAGATTGTTTTAGCCCTGTAAATGTTGGTAAAATGACTGAAGGAGACGAAACAGGTTTCCCACCATGTACACCAACTGCAGTTATGGAAATTCTTAAGTTCTACGATGTAGATGTAAAAGGTAAAGATGTTACAGTAGTTGGAGCATCTATGGTTGTTGGTAAGCCAGTATCTATACTTTTACTTAATGAATTTGCAACTGTAACTACTTGCCATATCTTTACAAAGGATTCTGCTAAGATGACTAAAGAGGCTGATGTAGTTGTAGTAGGCGTTGGAGTTCCTAGACTAGTTAAAGAAAACTGGGTAAGAGAAGGCGCTGTAGTTATAGATGTAGGTATAAACGTAGATAAAGATGGAAATATGTGTGGAGATACTGATTTTGATAACATAGTTGATAAAGCAGCTATGATTACTCCAGTTCCAGGAGGAGTTGGATCAGTTACTACTTCTATCCTTGCTAAGCACGTAATTAAAGCTTGCAAGCAACAAAACCATGTAAATTCAAAAGAAATCGAAGCAGTAATGAACTAA